The Gillisia sp. Hel_I_86 genome has a segment encoding these proteins:
- a CDS encoding RNA polymerase sigma factor, with translation MKVIPLFKNEKQLIARAAKNHRDAQQHLYDKHSGKMLSVCRMYIKDLQHAEDAMLTGFFKVFTHLKDFKHEGSFEGWVRKIMIRESISFLRKKNELEFQEEMESVKSEGFDAIQAEIDAEHIQQLIDELPEGYKSVFVLYAVEGYKHAEIAELLKITVGTSKSQLFKAKKMLQEQLELKNTSSYGN, from the coding sequence GTGAAAGTAATACCTCTTTTTAAAAACGAAAAGCAATTAATTGCAAGAGCTGCGAAAAACCATCGCGATGCCCAACAGCATCTCTATGACAAACATTCTGGTAAAATGTTGAGCGTTTGCAGAATGTATATCAAAGATCTTCAGCATGCCGAGGATGCCATGTTAACGGGATTTTTTAAGGTGTTCACACATTTAAAAGATTTTAAACATGAAGGTAGTTTTGAAGGTTGGGTGAGAAAGATCATGATACGAGAGTCAATTTCTTTTCTTCGGAAAAAAAATGAGCTGGAGTTTCAGGAAGAAATGGAATCTGTGAAAAGTGAAGGATTTGATGCTATTCAGGCTGAAATAGATGCAGAGCATATTCAGCAATTAATAGATGAATTACCGGAAGGCTATAAATCGGTTTTTGTGCTCTATGCAGTTGAGGGGTATAAGCACGCAGAAATTGCAGAATTACTTAAAATAACGGTTGGGACTTCAAAATCCCAATTGTTTAAAGCGAAGAAAATGTTACAGGAACAATTAGAGCTAAAAAACACTTCAAGTTATGGAAACTGA
- a CDS encoding polyprenyl synthetase family protein, which yields MKVISQIKLPVEKEMELFEKKFFESMSSKVALLNRITHYIVNRKGKQMRPMFVFLVAKMVSEGQVNERTYRGAAVIELIHTATLVHDDVVDDSNRRRGFFSINALWKNKIAVLVGDYLLSKGLLLSIDNNDFDLLKIISIAVKEMSEGELLQIEKARRLDITEAVYYDIIRQKTATLIAACCGLGAASVKPESSEIAKMRRFGELIGMAFQIKDDLFDYGEEQIGKPTGIDIKEQKMTLPLIYVLNNSTPKEKKWIINSIKNHNKDKKSVKEVIALVKSNGGLDYAVTKMKEYQKEALSILNDYPESTYKDSLVLMVNYVIERKK from the coding sequence ATGAAGGTAATCTCACAAATAAAATTACCGGTAGAAAAAGAAATGGAACTTTTTGAAAAAAAGTTCTTCGAGTCCATGTCTTCAAAAGTGGCACTTTTAAACAGGATCACCCATTATATAGTTAACAGGAAAGGGAAGCAAATGCGCCCCATGTTCGTGTTTTTGGTGGCCAAAATGGTTTCTGAAGGACAGGTGAACGAGCGCACCTATCGTGGAGCTGCGGTGATAGAACTTATCCATACAGCAACCTTGGTTCATGATGATGTAGTGGACGACTCCAATAGAAGACGAGGTTTCTTCAGCATTAATGCACTTTGGAAAAATAAGATCGCCGTTTTGGTGGGAGATTATCTCCTCTCCAAAGGCTTGTTGCTTTCTATAGATAATAATGATTTCGATTTGTTGAAGATCATCTCTATTGCCGTGAAAGAAATGAGTGAAGGGGAGTTGCTTCAAATAGAAAAAGCCAGACGTTTGGATATTACCGAAGCTGTTTATTATGATATTATTCGCCAGAAAACGGCAACTTTAATTGCGGCTTGTTGTGGTTTAGGCGCTGCTTCAGTAAAACCGGAATCTTCAGAAATTGCTAAAATGCGCCGCTTTGGGGAACTTATTGGAATGGCATTTCAAATAAAAGATGACCTGTTCGATTATGGAGAAGAGCAAATAGGAAAACCAACCGGGATTGATATTAAAGAACAAAAAATGACACTCCCATTGATCTACGTGCTTAATAATTCTACTCCAAAAGAAAAAAAATGGATCATTAATTCTATCAAGAACCATAACAAGGATAAAAAGAGCGTGAAAGAAGTGATCGCTCTGGTAAAATCCAATGGCGGATTGGATTATGCCGTTACCAAAATGAAGGAATATCAAAAAGAAGCACTTTCTATCCTGAACGATTATCCGGAATCTACATATAAAGATTCCCTTGTCCTGATGGTGAACTACGTGATAGAGCGGAAAAAATAA
- the rlmN gene encoding 23S rRNA (adenine(2503)-C(2))-methyltransferase RlmN has translation MKDKKKDIRALTKEQLQEFFVAQGDKSFRGSQVYEWLWNKSAHSFEDMTNISKATRQMMKENFVINHIRVDQMQRSSDGTIKNAVRLHDDLTVESVLIPTSKRTTACVSSQVGCSLDCKFCATATLKRMRNLNPDEIYDQVVAIDNESRLYFDRPLSNIVFMGMGEPLMNYNNVMKAVEKITSKEGLGMSSKRITISTSGVPKMIKKLADDETKVKLAVSLHSAIDDIRTTIMPFNATFPLVDLREALEYWFEKTKSRITYEYIVWEGINDTRKDAEALVQFCKYVPCKVNLIEYNPIDDGVFQQASSEATHMYESLLERNGITVTVRRSRGKDIDAACGQLANKSS, from the coding sequence GTGAAAGACAAGAAGAAAGATATACGGGCTTTAACCAAGGAACAATTACAAGAATTCTTTGTAGCTCAGGGAGATAAGTCCTTTCGTGGGTCTCAGGTTTACGAGTGGCTTTGGAACAAAAGTGCCCATAGTTTTGAAGATATGACCAATATTTCCAAGGCTACCAGACAGATGATGAAAGAGAATTTTGTGATCAATCATATTCGTGTAGATCAAATGCAAAGAAGTAGTGATGGCACTATTAAAAACGCCGTAAGACTTCATGATGATCTAACTGTAGAATCGGTATTAATTCCAACTTCTAAGAGGACTACTGCTTGTGTATCTTCACAGGTTGGATGTAGCTTGGATTGTAAATTTTGTGCAACTGCTACCCTAAAACGTATGCGTAATTTAAATCCAGATGAAATTTACGATCAGGTGGTGGCAATAGATAACGAAAGCAGGTTGTATTTTGATAGACCCTTGTCCAACATCGTGTTTATGGGCATGGGAGAGCCGCTTATGAATTACAACAACGTAATGAAGGCAGTAGAGAAGATCACTTCCAAAGAAGGCTTGGGGATGTCTTCCAAGCGTATTACCATTTCTACTTCCGGGGTTCCAAAAATGATCAAGAAATTGGCAGATGATGAAACTAAGGTAAAACTTGCGGTTTCGCTTCACTCTGCGATAGATGACATAAGAACCACTATAATGCCTTTTAATGCTACTTTTCCGTTGGTAGATCTTCGGGAAGCGCTGGAATATTGGTTTGAAAAGACCAAAAGCAGGATCACCTATGAGTATATTGTTTGGGAAGGGATCAACGATACCCGTAAAGATGCCGAAGCATTGGTGCAGTTCTGTAAATATGTGCCTTGTAAAGTGAATTTAATAGAATACAATCCGATAGATGATGGGGTTTTTCAGCAAGCTTCTTCAGAGGCAACACATATGTACGAGTCTCTCTTGGAGCGTAATGGAATTACCGTTACTGTAAGAAGGTCCAGGGGAAAAGATATAGATGCGGCATGTGGACAATTGGCAAACAAATCTTCATAA